The Acidobacteriota bacterium genome segment CGGGGGACGTGGAAGGATTGCTGGCGGAGATCCGGGGCCGGCGGGACGGCCTCTGCTCGGGCCGGGGTGGCAGCCAGCACCTCTGCGCACCCAACTTCTATACCAACGGCATCCAGGGCGGCATCGTCCCCCTGGCCACGGGAATGGCGCTGGCGGAAAAGCGCCGCGGATCGGGCGCCATCGTCACCGTCTTCATCGGCGACGGCACCCTGGGCCAGGGCGTGGTCTACGAGTCCCTCAACATCGCCGCCCTCTGGGCGGCACCGCTGCTGGTGGTCGTCGAGGCCAACGGCTGGGCCCAATCCACTCCCACCCACCGGGCCCTGGCAGGCTCGATAGAGGGCCGCATGGAAGCCTTCGGCATCCCCTGCGACAGCGTCGAGGGGAACGACGTCTTCACCCTGGACGCCGCGGCCTCCCAAGCCGTCGCCCGCGTTCGGGAGACCTCCCGACCCTGCGGCCTGCTGATCCACACCCAGCGCCTCGGTCCCCACAGCAAGGGCGACGACCCCCGCAGCCGTGCAGAGATCGACGCCCTGCGGAAGCGGGACCCCCTGCCCCGACTCGCCGCCACCCTCGATCCCCGGCGGCGCCAGGCCATCGAGGCGGACTGCGAGCAGCGGCTGGCGACCGCCCTTGCGGCGACCGGAGGCGCGCCATGACCGTGCGATGCGCGCAGGTGCTCAACGAGACCCTGGCCGAGGCCCTCGAGCGCTGGGAAGACGTCCTGCTGCTCGGCGAGGACCTGGCCGATCCCTATGGCGGCGCTTTTCGCGTCACCCGGGGGCTCAGCACCCGCTGGCCGGAACGGGTGCTCTCCACCCCGATCAGCGAAGCGGCCCTGTTCGGGGTCAGCGCGGGGCTGGCGCTCCGGGGCCGGCGACCGGTACTCGAGATCATGTTCGGCGATTTCATCACCCTGGGACTCGACCAGGTGATCAACCACATCGCCAAGTTCCGGGAGATGTACGACGAGCAGGTGCGCGTCCCCCTGGTGGTGCGCACCCCCATGGGTGGGCGCCGGGGCTACGGGCCGACTCACAGCCAGTCCCTCGAAAAGCTGCTGGTGGGCATCCCGGGCCTGACGGTGGTGGCGGCCAGCGAATACCATGACCTCCGGGACATGCTGCTGGCGGCCATCGCCTGCGACGACCCGGTGTTCTTCATCGAGAACAAGCTGCTCTACGGCCGCAGTCCCCAGCGCGGCGCCGAGGGTCGACTCGGCCCCTTCACCTGGGAAGAGAGCCCGGCCCCTTTCCCGCCGTGACCCTGCGTGCCGCCGGGCGCGGCGCAGTGACGCTGGCCACCTGGGGCGGCATGGCGCACCTCGCCCACCAGGCGGCCCGGGAAGCGGCCATCGAGTACGAGAAGATGGTGGAGGTGGTCGTCCTCTCCCGCCTCGCTCCCCTCGATCCAGCCCCTCTGCTCGCTTCGGTGCGCCGCACCGGAGCGCTGGTGGTCGCCGAGGAGGGCACCCTCAGCGCCGGTGTGGGAGCAGAAATCGTGGCCCGGGTCCAGGAGGAGGCCTTCGCCGCACTGCGGGGCCCCGTAAAGCGTGTGGCGGCCCGAGACCGGGTGATTCCCGCCGCCCGGCACCTGGAAGACGCCGTGCTGCCCCAGGTCGAAGAGATCCTCCACGCCTGCCTGGCAGCCGCCGGGGCGGAGAGCTAGTCATGCAACGCCTCTTCCTCGAGCGCGAGGACGCCAACTCCGAAAGCGCCACCCTGGTGGCCTGGCTGGTGGCGGACGGCGAAACGGTGCAGCGCCACCAGCGGATCTGCGTGCTGGAAACGACCAAGGCCACCATCGACATGGTCGCCCCGCAGCCCGGTATCCTCCGCCACCGCTACCCGGAGGGCAGCGAGATCGCCTTCGGCACCACCCTGGGATGGATCCTCGAAGCCGGTGAAGACTCGCCCGACCCGGAGGACACCCGGGAAACCGGGGGGGCCGCCGAAACCGCCGGCCTGCAGATCAGCCGTGCGGCGGCAAGGTTGATCGAAGAGGCGGGCATCGATCCCACCGCGATTCGTGAACACGGCTTCATCACCGAAAAAGAGGTCCGCCGGCACATGGCGCGCTCCCGCCGGCAGGCCGCCCCGCCCCACCCGGCCCTCGCCGACATCGACCTCGAGGCGGTTTCTCTGCCACCGGGCCTGGGACAGGACGATCACGGCCGGCTCGACCCCGTCTTTCTCTCCCGCCTGCGGGAGGAGGGCGAGAGATTCCGCCGCCTGCATCCCGGAGAGAAGCTCCAGGCCTACCGCAAGCACGGCGCCGCCATCGCCGAGGATGTCCACCTCGGCCCGGGCAGCCTGCTGATCGCCCCCCGCCTGGTCATCGGCCCCGGCAGCCGCATCGGCGCCGAGACCACGGCCGACTGCGCCGAGCAGCTTGCCATCGGCGCCCTCAGTCACTTCGGCCCGGGGCTGACCGTCAGGGCCCGCTGCGCGGTTTTCGGGGACAACGTCCACGCCGGCCGGGGGATCACCATCGGGGGCGGCGGCCATCGGGATCCCTGGGCGGTCTTCGCCGCCGGAAACCTGACCTTCATCGGTGACGAGGTCTTCATCAACGTTTGCCGTGCCGTGCTGCTCGGGCGCGAGGTCTTTCTCACCATGAGATCGATCATCGTCACCCACAACATCGGCCATTCCCCCCTGGAGGGCTTCGAGAACCGCTTTGCCCCGGTGATCCTCGAAGATCGTTGCCAGGTCGGCATGGGCTGCACCCTCTATGCCGGGGTTCGCATCGGCAGGGAAGCGATCGTCGGCTCGGGCTCCTACGTTCTGGCCCCGGTGCCGGCCGGCAAGCTGGCCATGGGGGTTCCCGCGCGGGTCGTCGCCGAGGCCCGCCGCCCGGTCAGCGCCGCCCGCCGGAGAGAACTGGCCCGCGAGATGGTGGAAGAGTTCGGACGTCTGCTCGCAGCCCGGGGAGAACGGGTGGAGAGGATCGACGGCGGAGGAGGCCTCCGCATCCGGCGCGAGGGACGGCTCCATGAACTGCTCTACGCCGATCGCGCAGACCAGCTCCCGCCGGGAGACCCCGCCAGCGACAAGGTCTACGTGGTCCTCGAAGGCTCGGACGCGAGTCCCGGCGACGGCCTGCTCCTCGAGTTGCTGCCGCGAAGGGCCCGTGGGCAGGCCACGGCCTTCGGTGAAAGTGTCCGGGAATACTTCCGCAAACGGGGGATCCGCTTCGAACCGGGCCCCTGGCGCTATTCGGGAGGGTGGCTCTGATGCACGACGCGAAAGGTAGACCGCCCCAGCGCGGCAGGGAGATGAGCCTCGACAGCTACGAGCGGCTGCTTACCCGGGCCCGCCGCATGGGCTATGCCTTCCCCATGGTCTCCGAACTCCGCGATCGTCTGCCCCCGCGGCCGAGAATCCTGCTCCTGCGCCACGATATCGACGTCAGCCCCGTCTGTGCCCTCGAGATGGCGCGACTCGAGCACGCTCTGGGAGTCCGTTCCTCGTACTTCGTGCTGCTGCACTCTCCGTTCTACCACCCCGGCGCCCCGCCGCACATCGACGCCCTTCGGAAGATCGTCGACCTGGGCTTCGAAGTGGGGCTGCACTACGACGTGGAGTTCTTTCGCAGGCGGGGGATCGAACCGCTCGAGGGCATCGGCCGGGATACCCGCGCCCTCGAGGCCCTGCTCGGCATCCGTATCCGCTCGGTCTCCCAGCACCGGCCGGCTTCCAGCGAAGTGCTGCGGGGCATCAGCCGACGTCTCGTCGACGCCTACAGCCCCCACCTGACCCGGAACCTGCACTACATCTCCGACAGCGGCTTTCGCTGGCGCGGCGCCAGCCTCGAGCAGGAGCTCGGCGTGCGTCAACGCATCCACGCGCTGATCCACCCCGCCACCTGGGCCTGGCCACTGGACATGGAAGAGACCTACCGGCGCTGCGCCGACCAGGCCGGCCGCCGGGTCCGCGCCGCCTTCGACGACTTCATCGCCTCCACCCACCAGTACCTCGCTCGTCGCCCGCAACTGGATCGGCTCCGACTCGAGCGAGAGCTGGGCCCCGGGACCCAGCCGCGCTCACACCGGCGGGACGCCCCCAGACCTCCCGCCGGCCCCTGACCGCACCGGGAAGGCATTCGACAGCCTTGCCGGTCCCGGCGACCATGGGCGTGGGCCGAGGCGTCCCACCACAAGAAGGATCCCGCTCGTGACGAGGATCGCCGTGCTCCTGCTCATCTTGTTTTCCGGCATCGCCCACGTCGAGGCGGGGCCCGTGATCCACCTGTTGCCCGTGCGGGCGGCCCATCCCCTCCCGGCGGAACTGCGCAGCTGGAGCCGGCGCCTGACCAGCGCATTCTGGCAACCGGCCCGGCGGCAGGCCCTGGCGGAGCGTTGGCCGGGGGCGCAAGTGATCCTCGGGCCTCCCGCCGACGCCTCGGCAGACGAGGGCGACACCCACTACGAGTTGCGCGGCCGCCTGGAGGTGGAGCCCGTCCGGCTGAGAACTCCCGTCCTGCACCTGAGCGCTCCCCGGGCAGGCAGGTGGCTCTCGCGCCGCATCGAAGTCGTCGAGGCCCGGGGGTTGCTGCGCTACACCTTCACCCTGGTCGCCACGGCCAGCGGAGCCGAGTACGCCACGGGAACCTGGACGGTGGCGTGGATCGCCCCCCCGCCACCGGACGATCGCTATCTGCCCCCACCCCACTCCCCGGTAGCCTGGCGGAGCACCGTCCTCGAAGCTCCCGACAACCTGTTCCACGGCGAATGGAGCCCCGAACCGGCGGAAGGCCCCTGGCCTCCCCCGGGTCTCGAGAACCTGGTGCAACGCCTCCGGCGACGCCGAACGATCACTTTCGGACACCTGCTCGAGGACTCGATGCCCCTGCGGCTGGCGGGACTCGCCGACCTCGATCACCAGCCGCTGCCGGCGGGCATGCCGCTGACGGTCCGCACCCGCCACGGCACCTTCGCGACCGCCCGGGGCCCGCGGCGCAAGCTCGTCCTCCGGGCCGGCCCCGACCCGGTCCTCCTCGAGGACTATCGGCCACCCGCCTGCTCGACGGCGGTGGTGGACGTGTTCAGCATCACGCCGGCAGCCCCGGCGGCGGATGCCCCACCGCTGGAAATCCTGCGCGTCAACACGAGCTGCCTCGGATCCTGGCTCGAGATCTCGATCGACTCCCGGCGCAGCCGGGCCGATCCGACAGCCGCACCGAGAGCCGATTGCCGTCTCCGTCGCTCGGTCGCGTTCGACGAGACCCGACGCGCCCGGCTGATCCTCGAGCTGGGCCCGAACCCTGAGGCCGAGGTCGTGGATTCGGGCCACGTCTTCCGCTCGTTTCCGGTCACCCGCGGTTGGTGGGTCGGGGCCGAGTTCTCCCGTCGCCGATCCTCCTCGCTGACCGCCTTCTGTCCTGATCGGCCCCTGCAGCGCAAAACCTGCGCCCAGCGACAGCGGGGCCGGATCGCGGACCGCCCGCCGGCAGCCGATCCCTTCGCCCCGCGCCTGTTGGTGGTCACCACCGGCGACGCCGACGACCGTATCCTGGAAATCCGGCCGCCCCGCTGGCGCACTCGTCTCGGGTGGACGGGAACGGCGACCTGCCAGGCGGCGAGCGACGCCCCCTCGACCCGGTCTTCCCCGCGAAGCGGCGATCTCGTCACGAGCGCTGAGTACCTGGTCGCCGGGCCCGACAGCGCTTTCCGTGCGACGCTCCCCCGGACAGCACAGTGCTTTCGCGCAGCCCCCTCCAAGAGCCTCGGCCGGATCTACGGCGGCTGCGAGGCCCACCGTCGGCGCGAGAACACCGAGATCCGCACGCGCTTTTCCTGGACTCTCCATCTCCACTGACCCGGCGCGGCAGCGGCACCGTCCTCAGGGGCACCGTCCTCAGGATCCCCAGGCATCGTTCTCACCGGCGGCATCGTTCCCACCGATTTCCGGCCTTTTTCCACTTCTCCTTTCCGTGGTTTCGTCGTACCTGCTAGCTGCGGAGGATCCAGCAAGGGGGGGGCCGGGCCGTGCGTTCGCGCCGTTCGTTCGCACGGTCGTGGCCCCTGTGCCGGCGAGAAGGCAAGGGAGGCTTTCGCCGGAGTCATTCTCATTTTGTCGATTTCAGTGCATCGGGTTCATTCCCGCCCGTGGTCTTTTCAGCCTTCTGGATGCATGCCGGCGACGTGCAGCAACCGCGAGGCGGGATATGGGAGGAGAGGAAGTCATGAAGTTTTTCCGCGTTTCGAGCGCCGCCAGAATGCTGGCGCTGGCCGGAGTCACCATCCTCGCGATGGTCGGCGCACCGGCCCAAACCCCCTTTGACACGCCTCTGGGGGAATTCGAGCGAATCGGTGGGGGCGAGGTCCGCATCGCCATCGCCGGCGTGGGCACGGGGGAAGGAGCCCATACCTTCGACATCGACGTACCGGGCGATCCTCTGGCGGCCTGGCTCTACTGGTCCGGCGAAACCACCGAAGCCGGCAATCCGGATCCGGAAATAACCCTCAGCGGCGGCGCACTCGCCGCGCCCCTCGCCCTGGCGGGCATCGAGATCGGGCGCCGCTACGTGGTCCCGCCGGACGAGGCGGCCACCAAGGGCGGCGAGGTCGTCTCACGGGCCGACGTGCCGCTCTACGCCCTGGCCGCGGGTATCAACACTTTCTCGATCACGAATTTCAACGACGTCGTGAACAACGCCCGCCCCTACCGTGTACAGCACGGCGTGGTGATGGTGGTGATGTACCAGGTGGTTCCCGGCGAAGGGGATTGGGAAGCCATCGGCCTCCAGGGGGCCGATGTGGCCAACTACGACCGCTGGGCCAGAACTTTCGACTACTCCGAACAGGCCAACAGCGACGTCTTCTGCTTCGATTTCCAGGCTCTCGGCTGCCAGGTGCAGGGAACCATCAGCCTCGGCATCGGGGGCGTCCTCGAAGATGTTCACCAGCTGGCAGGAAGCACCCGCGTCGCCTACGCCTCCCCGGAACGCACCTGGTTCGCCACGGGCTCGGGCCCCAGGCCGACGAGCCTGGTCGACCTCTACCAGGTGCTCGAAGAGAACAAGATCATCGACGCCGATTTCGGCTTCAAGGGCGAGAAGCTCGGTGTTTTCTCCACCCTCGTCGATCTGCCCCAGGGAGCCACCTGGGCCTGCCTGCAGCACCAGATGCTGGAGAAGAAATCCACCGACGAGTTCCCCCAGAACTTCACCACCTTCTTCGCCGGCCTCCACATGAATCGCTCCTGCAAACCGCCGGGGCAGTGCGCCCTCGACCTGTCGATGGAGATCACCCCTCCGGACGTCATCGTCCCGGAAACCGAGTGCGACGGCGCCCTGACCCAGGTTGCCTTCGAATACACCGGGCAGGGCTGTGAGGCCAGCACACACCAGCAGGCTCACGACGCCCATTGCACCGGCGCCGCGGCCTTCGAGGAGAACGTGCGGATCGAGATGACCCGCGCCGACGGCACCCTGATCGGCAGCGTGGAAGGGGTGAGGCTCGGCGACGTGGTCACCTTCGACGCCCGCCGGGCGGGCCTCGACCATCTCGGCCGCGTCGTCCATCTCGAGATCTTCGACAGTCTCGGGGCATCCCTCGAGACCAACAAGATTCGCCTCAAGTGCGAAAAGAAATTCAACATCGGCGATCAGTTCGGCAGCCTGCTCGCACTGGCCTACGACACCACCCGGGGCACCGCGCGGGATCTGCGCACGGCGACCACCATCAACTACACGGTGACCAACAACGGCGACGGTGACACCGGAGAGCTGACGGTCAACGACGATCTGCTCGGCGAAGTGGGTTACGTAGCCAACCTCGCACCCGGTGAATCGATCACCTTCACCGCCGATACCACGACCTGGAAACAAACCCGTTTCGACGCCGTGGCCACCGGCGAGTGGAACTGTCAGGCATCCGTCGCAGCCGCTCAGACCTTTTCCGAGCCGCCGGATGACGGTGGCCCCGAGTGCGAAGGCGGCATCAAGTCGATCACTCTGACCTACACCGGAGAGAGCTGCGAGGCTTCGACCAACGATCAGAGCGGCAAGATGCGCTGCAAGGGCGATGCGCTGATGACCGATCCGGTGAAGATCAAGGTCCGCAACAAGAAGGGCCGCAAGCTCTTCGTCTTCGACGATGTCCGGATCGGGGACACCCTGACCCTGGGCTACGGCGACCTCGCCCCGGCACCGAAAGAATGCGGCAAGCGGGCCAAGCGCAAGCGGGAGCGCAAGCACAAGCGTAAGCTGCCCAACAACCTGGTCTTCCAGGTCATCGACGCGACCACCGGCGAGCGCCTGCAGGGGATCAAGATCCACACCTCCTGCGAGGAGCCCTTGCTCCAGGGCGACCATTTCGGATCTCTGCAGCTGCAGTCCATCGAATCCCGCCGCTGATTTCGACGCAGCGACGAATCGACCCACGGGGGCGGCCTTCGGGCCGCCCCCCCGTTTGCACCGGCCCCGCATCCGGGCCGAACGCGCCGCCGGGTCGGGACTCTCGCCCGCGGCTCGAGCGTCCGACCTCGGGTTCCAGCTCAGCGAGCGCAACTATCGGGTGTCGCCAGGGGCGCGCAAGGCGCTGCGGCGGGTTCCCGGGGCTGGCCGGCGGCATCGAACCCGTAGCTGCCTTCCCCCTCCGGGCCCGCCGGCACCACCAGGAAGAAATCCGCCCCGCCGGCCCCGGCGGGGATCACCGCCTGCCGGTCGACCAGCGAACAGCGTTCGGAGACCAGCGAGTCGTAACCCGCCCGCAGGTCACCGCGATAGATGCCGTACTCGCTGCCGTCGCCGCAGTCGCCGGCCCACTCCAGCCGCAACGATTCCGGTCCCTCCCGCCGTAGCCGCAACAGCCCGGCCACGCCGGGGGCCGTGCCCTGCCCCTGCCCGCTGAGGCGCTGGCGGGAGAGAAAGGCCCAGGCCTGGCGGGAACCCTCGATGTCGTGGTTCTGCAAGCCGAGACCGAGGAGTTGCAGGACGAGCCGCGAGCGGGGGTGATCGATGGAGGGGGTGACGTGCCCCCCGTTGCGAATGCGGTAGAACGCCACCTCCGCCCCCTCGTAGCCGCGGCGGTAGAGGGTGCTCTCGGCGGTGGTGCCGTCATCGGGGTCGAGGTCGTCGTAGGCGGTGAACTCCCCGGGACCGGCTTCGGTGAGGTTGTGAGCGATCCAGTACTCCCGGGTCGCCTCGGCGGAGATCACGCGGCCGCGTTCACATTCCACCTTGTCCACTACGCAGCCCCCGTCCCAGGGCATGTAGGTCTCCTCGCCGTCGCCGTTACAGATGAAAACGGAGATCGGGTGCCGGGGATCGGCGCATTCGCTGACCGCCGGAAGGTTGGCGATGAACGGCGCGATGGCGGCGATGCGTTCGGAAAGCTCGAAGGCCAGCCGGTAGCTCATCAGGCCGCCATTGGACGAACCCGTGGCATAGACCCGCTGCGGGTCGATCGGGTAGCGCGCGTCGGCCCAGTCAATCAGGGCGCTGATGAAACCCACGTCGTCCGCCCCGGTTTCGACTCGGGGACCGTCGGCCCGGCAGTCATTCCAGTTCTGGTCGTTGGTGGAGGGATCTCCGGTCGCAGGATCCACCCCGTTGGGGACGATCAACAGCAGACCTTCCTCGTCTGCGATCTCCGGCCATTCGGCGTGAGTCCCATTGTCGAGAAACGAGCGCATGTCGCCACCGCCACCATGCAGTACGAAGAGCAGGGGCATGCCCTCCGGAGGCTGGAAATCGGGCCTGTAGACACGGAAGTAGCGCGTCATGCCGTCGTGCTCGAGGGTCTGCTCCTCGTCCCAGGTACCGGCGGCCGCCGGCCCGGCCGCAAACCACGCCGCCAGAACCGCTCCCAGCGCCCACCACCATCGAAGGGTACGCCTGCGACGGAACACCGCGCATACGGCACACCGACGACCGGAATCCGCGCATGCTGTCATGACTCGCAAACCTCCCACTATGAATTAGACGCTCCCGAACGGGTCAAGGCAATGGATTTCCGGCCGGGAACCCGGGCGGGGACCGACTTCCGCGGCTCCAGGCCGTTCGGAGCGGATCGCCCACGCTCGGCTTCAGGTCCCCGGCGCCGCCCGCCGGGCGCGCGATGCACACCGGGTCGAGACGGGTTGCCCTTCTACCGGACGCCACTTGGTGGTACATGTTGAGTCGAGCAACCCCCCACGGTGCGCCCCGAGGCGCCCATAGCTGCTGAACGAGGTCCCACGGGAGCCTGAAATGCACATTCCTCGTCGTCTCGCCCTTCTCCTCGCCCTGTTGCCGCTGATCGGCTCCACCGCCCTGGCGGATGCGACCATCGCTCCCTCCCTGGCCGCCCGCCTCGACGAAGGACCGGCCCCCTTTCTCGTCCTGCTCGAGGAAGATCCCGTCCCCACCGGCGTGACAGGCACGGAACTCTACGGCCATCTCACCCGGCGGGCGGGCACCAGCCAGCGTTCCCTGCGCGCCTGGCTCGACGCACGGGGCATTCCCTACAGGCCTTTCTACATCGTCAACGCCCTGCTGGTGGAGGGCGACCGGAAGCTGGCCGAAACTCTCGCCGGTCGTTCCGACGTCCGCCGGCTGGTGGACGACCCCGCCGTCCGCGCCGTGGAACCGGTTCCCCTGGGCCCGGCCCCGGAGGCATCCACTGACGGAGTGGAATGGGGCGTGACCATGGTGGGAGCGGTCGAAGTGTGGAACCGCTGGGGAAGTCACGGCGAGGGTATCGTGGTCGCCTCGATGGATACCGGAGTCGAGCGGACCCATCCCGCCATCATCGCCCAGTACCGTGGCGGCACCGGCGAGGGGGTGGACCACGCCTACTCCTGGCACGACGCCATCGACGGCTCGGACGCGCCCTGGGACGATCACGGCCACGGCACGCACACGGTGGGCACCATGGTCGGCGACGACGGCGCCGGCAACCAGGTGGGTGTGGCTCCCGGCGCCCGCTGGATCGCCTGCCGCAACATGGACCACGGTGTAGGGCGCCCCTCGAGCTATCTCGAGTGCATGGAATGGACCCTCGCACCCTATCCCCCGGGCGGCGATCCCTTCACCGACGGTCGTCCCGAGATGGCCCCCCAAGTGGTGAACAACTCCTGGGGTTGTCCACCGTCGGAGGGCTGCGACACCCAGGTCTTCGACGAGGCCCTGGCCAGGCTGCGTCGCGCGGGCATCTGGATGGTCGCCGCCGCCGGCAACGACGGGCCCAACTGCAACACGGTGAAGGACCCGCCGGCCATCTCTCCCGACGTCTTCACCGTCGCCGCCGTGACCTCGGCCCGGGCCACCGCCTGGTTTTCCAGTCGAGGGCCGGTGACGGTGGACGGCTCGAACCGGGCCAAACCCCAGATCGCCGCCCCCGGCGACGGTGTGCGGTCGGCCGTACCGCCGGATGGCTACGCCTCATGGAGCGGAACGTCCATGGCCGCCCCCCACGTGGCCGGGGTCGGCGCGCTGATCTGGTCGGCGGCCCCCGGCCTCGAAGGCCTGCTCGAGATCTCCGAGTGCCTGGTGGAGCGCTCGGCGAGCACACCGGTGGGTAATTTCTTCCCCCAGAACTGCGGCGGCATCTCCCACACCACCTACCCCAACTACATCTCCGGGTGGGGCATCGTCCGGGCCGACGCGGCCCTCGACCTGCCCAACGGCGACGGCGACAAGGTGGCCGACGCCTGCGACTGCGCACCGGGCGATGGCGGCGCCTTCGCCGCCCCGGTGGAAGTCACCGGCCTGGATTTCGACGACGCCGCGACCCTGCGCTGGGACGACCAGTCTTATGGGGCGGGAGACGGCACGACTTATGACCTGCTGCGCGGCACACTGACCGACCTGCGGGCCCGGGGAGGCGTCGACGATGCCACCTGCCTGGCCGCGGAACTGACCGAGGCTGCGACAAGCGATCCCGCGACGCCGCCACCGGGGGACGGCTTCCACTACCTGGTCCGCGCGGCCAACGCCTGCGGAAGCTCCGACTGGGGCCGCGCCTCGGACTCCACCCCCCGCTCGGCCACCGCCTGCGACGGTGGTCCCTGAAGGCGTCAGGCCGACTCGTCCGGGCAAACCACCGCCGGAGGAGCCGCAGCGCCGCCACCGAGGGCCGGCAGCGACTCGGTGTTCAAGATCGCCTCCAGACGAGGCGCGACCACCTTGCGGGTGTACTCGATGAAGTGATGCCCGGCACCGGCTCGCATCAGGGCTTCGACCAGGCGACTCGAATCCCAGCGCCAGATCTTCCACAAAAAGCGCAGGTACTCGAGGCGGTAGTGGGCGAACAGACCCTGGGTGATCAGGGCCCGCGCGCCCGAGACGATTTGCGCCGCCGTGGGACGACGCCGCCATCGAGGCTGGGGCCGCCGGGCCAGCATCGCCCGTACCCGGTCGAAGTAGGCCCGCGGCTCGTAGACCTTTTGCAGCAGACGACGATAACCCGCCACCAGGGTCTTGTCGGACAGCACGGTGTCGAAGTTCACGTGGCCGAACTGATCGGTACCGATGTGGGGCCTGAGCCGACCCTCCTTCTCCAGGCGCCGGGTCAGGGCGGTGCCGGGCAACGCCTGGAGCATACCGACCATGGCGAAGGGAATCGCGGCCTTTTCGATCAGGTCGTACTGCTCGTCGAAGATCGATGGCGTGTCGGAGTCGAAGCCGACGATGAAGCCGGCCCAGACATCCATGCCGTGCTCGAGGATCCGGTGAACCCGGTCGGCGATGTCCCCTTTCATGTTCTGGACCTTGTGCATCTCGGCGATGGAATCCGCCGATGGACTCTCGATGCCGATGAACACGCTTTCGAAACCCGCATCGACCATGGACTTCATCAGGGCTTCGTCATCGGCCAGGTTGAGCGATGCCTCGGTGTAGAAGAAAAAGGGCCAGTCCTTCCGCTCCTGCCACCGCCGGAGATGGGGAATCAGCGCCCGGACTTCCTTTTTATTGCCGATGAAGTTGTCGTCGACGAAAAAGACACTACCCCGGAAGCCCGTCGCGGCGATGGCATCGAGTTCCGCCTCCACCTGTTCGGGAGCCTTGACCCGAGGCCGGCGACCATACATGACGATGATGTCGCAGAACTCGCAGGAAAAAGGGCAACCCCTCGAATATTGCAGGGCCATGTGCAGGTAGGAGTCCACGTTGAGCAAGTCGTAGCGCGGCACGGGAGAGTCGGTGATCGGCGGTTTGTCGAGGCCCTGGAAGCGATGAGGCGCCCGGCCCTGTTCGAGCTGCCGGCAAAACTCTCCGATCGAGCCTTCCGCTTCCCCGACGAAGACATGGTCCGCCGCCTCGAAGTCTTCCGGAACGGCGGTGGCGTAGGGCCCTCCCACCGCGCAGCGCACACCCAATGCACGACAGCGGGCGATGACCTGGTGCATCGACCGGCGCTGGGCCAGCATGCCGGAAATCAACACCACGTCAGCGGCACGAATCTGCTGATCGCTCAGAGACTCCGCGTTGAGATCGACCAGGCGCAGCTTCCAGTCTGCGGGCAGCAAGGCCGCCACGGTGATCAGGGGCAACGGCGGCAGCAGGCAGCGTTTGCCCACCAGGCGCAGGGAGTACGAGTAGCTCCAGTAGGTCGGAGGGAACTCGGGCCAAACGAGCAGGGCTTCCATGTTCTCTCCTCGGGGCGCGGCGACGAACCGTCCTGGTCCCTTGTCGCGGCTTCCGCGCCCCCAACAAGTACGGGCAAAGCCGCCCCACCGCAACCGGCGCCGAATGCACCGTCCATAAAAAACGCCCCGCCGAAGCGGGGCGCCTTCAGTACTATGGCAGCTCGTGAAGGGTTCAGGCGCTGCGCTGGACCTGGGTCGCCTGGGGACCCTTGGGACCCTGGGTGACCT includes the following:
- a CDS encoding S8 family serine peptidase, yielding MHIPRRLALLLALLPLIGSTALADATIAPSLAARLDEGPAPFLVLLEEDPVPTGVTGTELYGHLTRRAGTSQRSLRAWLDARGIPYRPFYIVNALLVEGDRKLAETLAGRSDVRRLVDDPAVRAVEPVPLGPAPEASTDGVEWGVTMVGAVEVWNRWGSHGEGIVVASMDTGVERTHPAIIAQYRGGTGEGVDHAYSWHDAIDGSDAPWDDHGHGTHTVGTMVGDDGAGNQVGVAPGARWIACRNMDHGVGRPSSYLECMEWTLAPYPPGGDPFTDGRPEMAPQVVNNSWGCPPSEGCDTQVFDEALARLRRAGIWMVAAAGNDGPNCNTVKDPPAISPDVFTVAAVTSARATAWFSSRGPVTVDGSNRAKPQIAAPGDGVRSAVPPDGYASWSGTSMAAPHVAGVGALIWSAAPGLEGLLEISECLVERSASTPVGNFFPQNCGGISHTTYPNYISGWGIVRADAALDLPNGDGDKVADACDCAPGDGGAFAAPVEVTGLDFDDAATLRWDDQSYGAGDGTTYDLLRGTLTDLRARGGVDDATCLAAELTEAATSDPATPPPGDGFHYLVRAANACGSSDWGRASDSTPRSATACDGGP
- a CDS encoding biotin/lipoyl-containing protein; this translates as MQRLFLEREDANSESATLVAWLVADGETVQRHQRICVLETTKATIDMVAPQPGILRHRYPEGSEIAFGTTLGWILEAGEDSPDPEDTRETGGAAETAGLQISRAAARLIEEAGIDPTAIREHGFITEKEVRRHMARSRRQAAPPHPALADIDLEAVSLPPGLGQDDHGRLDPVFLSRLREEGERFRRLHPGEKLQAYRKHGAAIAEDVHLGPGSLLIAPRLVIGPGSRIGAETTADCAEQLAIGALSHFGPGLTVRARCAVFGDNVHAGRGITIGGGGHRDPWAVFAAGNLTFIGDEVFINVCRAVLLGREVFLTMRSIIVTHNIGHSPLEGFENRFAPVILEDRCQVGMGCTLYAGVRIGREAIVGSGSYVLAPVPAGKLAMGVPARVVAEARRPVSAARRRELAREMVEEFGRLLAARGERVERIDGGGGLRIRREGRLHELLYADRADQLPPGDPASDKVYVVLEGSDASPGDGLLLELLPRRARGQATAFGESVREYFRKRGIRFEPGPWRYSGGWL
- a CDS encoding thiamine pyrophosphate-dependent dehydrogenase E1 component subunit alpha, whose protein sequence is MDRREIAATEGSRGGATGHCGEAFYRGIYLIRRFEELLLDLFAAGKLSGTTHTCLGQEANAVALAAHLQERDVVVSNHRCHGHYLARTGDVEGLLAEIRGRRDGLCSGRGGSQHLCAPNFYTNGIQGGIVPLATGMALAEKRRGSGAIVTVFIGDGTLGQGVVYESLNIAALWAAPLLVVVEANGWAQSTPTHRALAGSIEGRMEAFGIPCDSVEGNDVFTLDAAASQAVARVRETSRPCGLLIHTQRLGPHSKGDDPRSRAEIDALRKRDPLPRLAATLDPRRRQAIEADCEQRLATALAATGGAP
- a CDS encoding transketolase C-terminal domain-containing protein — encoded protein: MTLATWGGMAHLAHQAAREAAIEYEKMVEVVVLSRLAPLDPAPLLASVRRTGALVVAEEGTLSAGVGAEIVARVQEEAFAALRGPVKRVAARDRVIPAARHLEDAVLPQVEEILHACLAAAGAES